Below is a window of Oryza brachyantha chromosome 10, ObraRS2, whole genome shotgun sequence DNA.
ggttagaaatttaattttgacttataaatataaacacaagTAAAAAGATGGGGCGGATAACTAAGCCATGATTTTGAAAGAGATCTCAATCTTATTTCAAATCAACGCAAGTTAACATACCAAAGGTGAACTGGCATAGCAATACAAACCAATGATTGGACATCATTCTTTCCTAATGCAAAATCGTAGCCTTACCAGAAGCTATATTCAATTATCGCTAAGTTTATGGTATACCTGTCTTCCAACAGATTgaatttacaaataatttcAAACTCATCGACATTGATAGAAAGATTTGCAATGtttgggaagaaaaaaaaatgcacgtGTTTCATAGTATTGTTTTGTACTGGTCTACTCTGCTACAGTAGTATCCTACGTTGAACTTACACATCAATTGACTTATGGCCAGCTAGTAACATAAACTTCAAGCAAGTCATATCACACTCCAATTGTCTAACATAAACTTCATGCAAGTCATTTCACTTGTTTAAACACAGTTGCTTTGAAAAGGTGTTTCACTTAAAACGGTGTGCCAGTATCTACAATTCCCTGTTTTCATCACCGTAGCTTTTAGCTTTTTCCAAAATTGCTTCTATCCTAAATGATTcatagcttctgagaatctgtagttatagattttggaaaataaactaagaatccagaaacTGAGTAAGCTGGGTTTTTAAGCGttttcagattctcagaagctggctactaAGCAGTAGCTTCTTCGAATCTAAATATCTCTAAACATAACTTTGATGAGTAACAAGTCACTTTGCCGGTTTGTTATTCATTGCGGCGAATGCAGGTTTTGGCCATGGGAGGGGCTATATTAGCTCGGTGCTGCATTTGCCTTTATTTTTGGCTACATATCTTGTCAGAGGAATATCTGATATTTGTAATtataaatgctaatatttttaaaataaacagtaGATGCTTgatctttaatattttttaaattgggTAAGTCTAAATTGTTGTGTTTTAATCAATATGTATACGTACTATGGGTttgaaaaaaaggtaaaacgTAGATAATCTTAATAGTTAAGGGAGCAATGGTGAATCGAGCAACGAAAACTACATTAATACTATCAGCGAAACATAAAATATTGACTTGTTTCGGACACGAAagactacttttttttttgccaagacatgaaaataatatattttttgaaacaaatgacaTCAATTGGAATTTTGCTTAATTTTGACCTTTTTCTTGAGGAAATTCAGTCTGTCATGTTCTTTTTGAGGAAATTTGGTTCCATCTTCTCGCATATGCttagcttataagctaaaaattaaaatattaatatttaaatatggagtTAACTTCAGGATTTTtatgtagtttgttttttaatatttgcttttagattgcttaaaacatgtatatataaattctataaataaattatttttaatagtcaATAAGCGATTTCGCTTATGATTCAAAAAAGCCAGAAGATGGGGCTTAATTTGCCAGGTTACCAAGACACCAGCCGAAATACTCATGTAtgtatttctatgatttaagTTTTCCACgacaatataattatttatatactgatttccataatttttaattattccaaTGATACCAGAGctaatcaaatatttaaagaaaaatataatcaattcaaaatttaaaagttaatcatTGAATTGACTagaagaatcttttgacatTTTCATAGTCTAAGCTAAACACCCTAtaatttgattatattttggaagtaACTTTTTCGGTGCACAGATGCCACCTACAGGGCTATACCTGGATAGAACTCACGTCGCCTCCAAACGCCCGCAAGTAGCCGCAgagcgcgccgcgccgcgccgcgcgcacaGGCCGGAGCCCCGGAGCATGGCCGCGGCGCACGCGAGGCGCCTGGCCACGGGCgactcgccggcggccacgccGGCGGTCGGGACGGCGTCCGGCGGCCGGTCCCAGTTCAACCTCTCGTCGAGCGCGGCCACCGCCGTGGTGTTCGTCTCCATCTTGCTCTGCTTCATCCTGCTCTGCACCTACTGCCGCTGCGCCAGGCAgcgcgccatcgccgacgcGCGCAGGCGCGTCATGCGCGGGGTCCGGGAGCGCGTCCCgagcgtcctcctcctccgccctcccgccggcgtcgacgcgCTGCCCGTCCTCCCctactccgccgccgccgcggctggcGCCAAGAAGGGGCAGCGCGTCGAGGACTGCCCCGTCTGCCTCGAGGCcttcgccgacgacgacggcgtcaaGGTCGTGCCGGTGTGCGGCCACGTCTTCCACGGCCCCTGCATCGACCAGTGGCTCGCCGTGCGGAACTCCTGCCCGGTCTGCCGGTGCGCCGTGGTGTGCTACTACGCCGACCGCGCCAGGGACACGGCGGTGctggtcgacgacgacgacggcgatgatCAGGATATCGTCCTGGGGCGCGTCGTCGCGATGATCGGAGCGATAAGGCTCCaacagagggaggaggaggaggaggctggtgctgcggccgcgcggcgcgcgccggcgagcggtggcGGGGGAGACGGGGGGTGATGACGTGATGATGACGTATACGTGCCTGGGTTGTGCAGGTGCAGCTAACTTTTCACTAGGTGAGTTTGGTTTGTAGCTTTGGTGTGAAACACTAACATTAGAGAGATACAAGGGATTAAAAATTGCATGCTCTCTGCAGCAAAATTTGTACTGTTTTTGTGTAAATTCATTTTGAAATATACCCAAATGTTTATAGTCCAAGTCCTGGAGCAAAGATAACTTGGCTCTTTTGTTCCAGAAATGGTTGCAACTAAGTTAGGCATTCTTGTTATTTCAATTCTCTAAAACATGCCTTGCACGTTGCTAATTCAAGTGTGGTAGGTTAAgagcaaattaatttacatgGGAGCATCAGAAAAAgggaacaaattaaaattttggttgtaATCAGGCTGGGGGAATATAATCAACCACCACTTTAGCTGGAGAAATTATAGGTCCAGCTAAGTATTATTCCCAAGCACATCATCATTAGGATTTGCCTATATATATGACACAATTCAACAGTTAGAGACAGCAAGCCAGAAATTGAGAAAGAAGTCTCCTCCTGTGGTGGCAAAAGGAAGCAAGAATCATTGCCTTCTTCCCCACCTGCCCctccagattataatataatccaaattgtTAAGCTAATTGGATAGGTGTTAGGTTATTGATtatattactacattttccaTCACATCACAAGTCCAGTTATAGGATGTGCCAATTTGTCATTTGCAAAAGATTCAATATGATGGACATTGACAGGTCCAATGAAGCAAACCCAATTTAAGCAATCTTATTTCGTTTTCGGTGGCTGTTTGAATTCAAGGATTTTTTTAGGCTCTTATCATATCGAATATtttgacgttaattaggagtattaaatatagactgatgaTAAAACtgattacataaataaaggctatttcattagataaattttttaagcctaattaatccacgattagtaaatgtttactatagcatcatattcacatggactaattaggctcaatagattcgtctcgcgaaatagtccagagtatagggtgggttttattaatagtctatatttaatacttctaactagtgtctaaacattcgatgtgacaggtacttaaaaaaagtcctaGGGGATCCAAACACCTCCTTAGTCATTTGGGTGGCCGTTGCATTTCCTTTCTcactcaaatatatatatatatatatatatatatatatatatatatatatatatggattttgTAGCCGTTTAATGCCGAAGGTCAAGCCTAGCAAGTTGCAAGATCAATGCCAGAAGCACAATTATTTCAGTTCAACATTGCTGAAGCAAAAGCTACTACATGTAGCAGTATGCAGAGTCTCAAGGTCCTCTCTTCTGTTTGTTTGCTTATTAGCcgtagctaaaatttaaattttaaaacttaacttcagagttactttttgttctcttatttcatttttttacgtATTGTCAGCCTGTCTCAACTCAATTGGCATGGCTCCCTTGAGCTAATGAAACTTGACAGCTGAAAACTGGTAAGGTGTACAGAACAACAGCCTGAACTACTGAGAAGAAAAGTATTGAAATGAGCCTGCCTACAGCCTGGAGAGGCTGGAGGTTAGCGCCGTAGCGAAAGCGTGGATGCAGGCCACACAGCAGCGTTGTTTTGTACTAGGCACGATGACACGACCCTCCAACAAACCACAGTTACCCTACCTTGTCAGGTTGCTGTTCATGTGCAAAAGGAGTCCAAAGATCCATCACCCCACCCATGTACATTCAGGGCCCATACACCCCTAATGTTATCAAATGCGCATCGAAATTTATGCAAACTTCCAAAATTGAACCCACCAAACTCATATTCattattgcatatttgcatggatgaaaaattatacCCCTCTGCATTTTAATAGATGGCcttgttaatttgttatttaattttgatcattcatcttattagaaaatttacataattatcttttattttattgtgattggatttataaatgtattttaattataaattacatttttcgtatatttgcacaaaagttTTTAGTTAGACAAATTgtcaaacacatataaaaaaattaacaagtcATCTATCAAAATATGAACGGCGTACGTCATCTGTGCATCAAACTGATCAGGCGTCACCGGTGCAGGTAGAATTGTGGTCAGCCGCTTGACAGCAGCAGAAATGCACAAGGCCAAATAGGGCCAGGCGACAACGGTCGCCGTCACGgtcatcagttcatcactGACAAAATTGAGAAATACTTCTAGCATAcaccagaaaaataaaacaaaagacaTTCCTTTTCTCCTTGCACGGTCGATATTTTCTGCAAGCAAACTAGGTGACATTCAGTCCACGGCCTCCAGGCAAATACAGAGTATTCGATTCCTTGTGCAGAACATGATGTTTCCAACCTGGCGACATCCATCCACAACTGTCGTTGTTGGACATAACAAatgataatgatttttttaaaaaaaaacataatttggGCCATAAAATGATTGAATTGCTTTGTCTAAAACTACCAAATGATAAAATTCTTGCAGGAATTATATATTGtatgtaaaattaatattcTATATTCATGCAAAACTGCTGCGTTTAAACAACGCCTTAGGCTAAAGCCTActacaataaaatttatacactTGCAGCTTTGAGTTCACTCTCTGTATCCTTGCCAAGATCCCAGAACTTGTTAGAACAAATAACCCAGTGTAAATATacgtgaaaaaaagaaaaatagccTACAAAGTGTAGAGTGTGAACTATATACTACCtgctttttacaaaaatttcagaaaaaaaggaCCTATCTATCAACAATTAGGACATAGGTTGGACCTACATGAAGGGCAGGGTGATTCCAGTGGTCATATGAACCAATGATCTTACTCTAACTTACAGTGACCAGTTAAGATCTTAACCTGGCCTGGGCCTgagaaacaatttttttttgccaggtCCTGAGAAACAAATTTACAGCCCTCTACTCTTTGGTGTAGAACCTCCAGTATAGTCAGGTCACACCATCTATTTCTGCAGCTGGTTGCAATTATTCaggttttttttgcaatttgtaGCCGCATTTGACTTCATTCCTCCTGAAAATTACACGATTGTGTTAACTAGATGCGATCATATTACAGTCCTGAATGGAAAAAAGGATGTCATAACATCAGCATTCATGATATTGTTGAGCTGATTAATGGTGTTAATCTATGGCTACAAATTATTTGAAACAATCTACTATCTTTCGATGGTCAACATAATAATATTGAAAGGATCAATAAACTATGTGTTCATCTATTCATAGTATTGTTGCTAAAAGAGTAATTTGTAggggtaattttttttccacgtATAGGCTCACAGTTCATGAATACGTTATAGAGAGAATTTCCTATATGTCACTGAAATTATACCCGGTTCCTTCTATGCcatgcaaaaaatcaaacttccaTCTAGAccattcacttaattttttctgtCTTATGTGCCACTgttattaatttttctatCCAACTCCGTTAACTGATAGCATTTTGCTTACGTTCCTTTTATGCCAATATATGCCAAATGACACgaaacatagaattgaaaattgatattttcgaataaaatttgaaacttgatattttcggataaaatttgaaaattgatattttcggatAAATTTGAAGTGATCTgcaacatagaattgaaaatttgaaaaattcgCTTAAGTTCCTTTTATACCACTATATGCCAAATGACCCGCATTCTTGCCACACCTTAGCACATTAACCatgagaattttgaaattttctttattgctggcaattttcaaattttattcgaaaatatcaattttcaattatgctgtcttaatttcaaattttatttgaaaatatcaattttcaattctatgctTCGGGTCATTTGACATGTAGTGGCATAGGAACGTAAGCAAATGCTATCAGTTAATAGAGTTGGATGGAAAAGTTAACCTCGGTGGCACATAAGgcagaaaaaattaagtgaatggcCCAGAgggaagtttgattttttgcatgGCATAGAAAGAACCAGGTATAATTTCAGTGGTATACAGGAAATTCTCTCAGCCTGCCTGCAAATCCTGATAACTTTGGCTCATTATGGATGATGCGTCATACATGTCTGCGACATCATGATTAAATTGATCAAGCAATGTATCATACACTCACATTGATGCTATCCTTCAAATACTGCATTTGTTGAGATATGTTTATTAAATGGTGGGAAAACACATGTtaatgctattttttttccaaattgtaATAACACGTATTTATATTTCTGAGAAGCCAGTGAATACATGGAGTACCTGTACTGTGTGGGCCTTATGATTATGGCATGCAGTAGTTCCCCATCTCACTAGAACCACCGTCCCTTTCTCGCATTTGCTGTTTTGAGCTCCATTACTAATTCTTCACGCTGCGCCTCAACTTCTGCATACTGCATGCTCATGTTGAGTAACCGTTCTTGCATATCTTTTAGCTCTGACTCTAGTTGTGATATCTTGTCATTATCATTCTCTTTGACATCCTTATTAGTAGAATTCCCTTCTGGTATTGGACTATAAATgacaaagaaagagagaacatGATCCTTTGGAAGGTTGGAATATCACTAATCAGGTCATCAAAACATTTTGGTGAGATGTTCTTTAGATATAGAAGAAAAACTCCCAGGCTCTGCATCAAAGGATGCGAGAGCCATAACCGTCTTAGATTGAACCCGCACACAGCAGATTGAAAACAAGAAACAATAAGCAGGTTTCTGTAAGACATCGAACTATCGAAGCAACTCTCAGTTTATCACGAAATCTCCATCTGTTGTTCTTCAAtatcaatttaaataaatccattttggtgagaatttttttacttgggTAGAACAACACATGAGTAATTGGGCACTGGAATTAGTCCACTAAAAGCTGTAGCATCTTCACAGAATTGGATATCAGTAATATCATTTCAGCACATGCTCATTATTTAATTCTACATCATGTCATAGCTATGTTCTACTACTATATTCCTTGAACTCGAAAAGGTACTTACAGCAAGTATAAAAACACGAGCCAAATTATAAATCAACATgaaacaggaaaaaaacatatatagtgcATGTTAGTTTAGCTTCTCTGGAACACTTTATTAATGCTAGCCAAAGAATTAGATACAACTTATTTGCCAGATATCAGTGTTTACTGTCTTACATCTATTACTGATTTCATATCAAAAACTATTTGTCAAAATAGTCTTTGCCAAATACTATAAAGTATCATTGTTGTTATTAATGTTTAAGGACTACAGCTCACAGTTCTAATGAGTCAGAACCTAGGAGCTTAAGCATGCCTTTGGTACACAAGGGATAACAGATGATAGCCAGTGGGCAATGTAATTTGCTATTAAAAATTGTCAAGAGGGACAAGGTGGAATTTGATGATTCAATGTACCTCTTCAGTTGTCCTCTATACAATTTACTTTCCTCTAGTGCCTCAGCAAGTCTAGTTTCCAGTAATTGGATCTTAGACTGAAGTTCAGGGACGTCATTAACTGGAGAATCTCCATTTTCATTAGCATCATTACcctaaaataataagaaaatagttgattgagtttatcaaatttaatctattttacccTGCTTTAAAACAAGTTTGTACTAACCAAGGTATCTGCAAGCATAGAAATTTTTCATAATCGGATAGTACCTTTAAATGACTCACCTGTTTATTGATgttttcatgtttgttttgGTTTGTCTTCAGCTCAAGCTCCTTCTCCATAAGCTGACTTCTCCTCATGAGATCctcattttccttttcaagAGAATGTATTTTCTGTTGGTATTCACTGTTAGCTCCCTTGATAATACTTAGTTCACTTTTTAGTTCAGCTTCAAGTACATGTGATGTTTCATTAGCTGGTGTGTCATCGTCAAGCATCACAGGTTTTGTTTGCTTAGATATTTCACTTTGCTTTTCTTCATTAGCTACATTCAATGTGTCCTGTAAACATGCGACTTTGTCTGTTGATATCCCCTTTTGTGATTTTAGTTCTTCACACTCTTCAGACAATGATTGAAGTAACCCTTCCAACTTACCTTTCTCAAACTTAGCTTTATCAAGAGAATTTTGTAACGTGAGAATTTCATCTTGGAGGGCTGATATTTTGCAAACTTGAATTTTCAGTCCAGAAATTTCTTCAATTATCTGATGTTTCTCATAAtcactggatttaaatttcaacTCGAGTTCACACAAAGTTTTCCTTAAGTCATTTTCATTGGATCTTGCATCTTCAATCGATCTTCTCATATGATCAACATCTGTAGCTAGCATTTCTTCATTCTGTTTGGACGCATTGAGCGAGTCAACTAGGCCTTTAATCTTGGCTTTAGACTCTTGTAGATCTTCCAATTGAGACTTGTAATGTATCATCTGCGCATTGACATCTTCAAGATTAGCCTCAAGTTTAGCCTTGTCTGCTCGAAGGATGGAAACCTCACGTATGGTA
It encodes the following:
- the LOC121055514 gene encoding RING-H2 finger protein ATL5-like; amino-acid sequence: MAAAHARRLATGDSPAATPAVGTASGGRSQFNLSSSAATAVVFVSILLCFILLCTYCRCARQRAIADARRRVMRGVRERVPSVLLLRPPAGVDALPVLPYSAAAAAGAKKGQRVEDCPVCLEAFADDDGVKVVPVCGHVFHGPCIDQWLAVRNSCPVCRCAVVCYYADRARDTAVLVDDDDGDDQDIVLGRVVAMIGAIRLQQREEEEEAGAAAARRAPASGGGGDGG